One Gossypium hirsutum isolate 1008001.06 chromosome A11, Gossypium_hirsutum_v2.1, whole genome shotgun sequence genomic window carries:
- the LOC107900097 gene encoding probable protein phosphatase 2C 63, which yields MLEMCTRPLEMCFGGGGGGGDELLWHMDLKPYVSGDYSIAVVQANSSLEDQGQVFTSPSATYVGVYDGHGGPEASRFITQHLFPFLHKFASEHGGLSAEVIKKAFDATEEEFLHLVKRSWPGRPQIASVGSCCLVGAIANDVLYVANLGDSRAVLGRRVSPNGPNNQVVAERLSTDHNVAVEEVRKEVVALHPDDSHIVVYNHGVWRIKGIIQVSRSIGDMYLKKPEFIHQFGLPTPLKRPVMTAEPSILSRKLKPQDLFLIFASDGLWEQLSDQVACEIVLKSPRVGIARRLVRAAVQEAAKKREMRYDDIKRIEKGVRRHFHDDITVIVIYLDHPLSSSNGRFKEDDFIDCTSAPVDIFSLNADEADD from the exons ATGTTGGAGATGTGCACAAGGCCGTTAGAGATGTGCTTTGgaggaggtggaggtggaggCGATGAGCTCTTATGGCATATGGATTTGAAGCCCTACGTTTCTGGGGACTATTCCATAGCAGTTGTTCAAGCCAATTCCTCTTTGGAAGATCAAGGTCAGGTGTTTACTTCCCCTTCCGCCACTTACGTCGGCGTCTACGACGGCCATGGTGGACCTGAGGCTTCCCGTTTCATCACTCAACATTTGTTCCCTTTTCTTCATA AGTTTGCATCAGAGCATGGAGGGTTATCAGCAGAAGTAATAAAGAAAGCCTTTGATGCTACTGAGGAGGAGTTTCTGCACTTAGTGAAACGATCGTGGCCAGGCAGGCCACAAATCGCTTCTGTTGGTTCCTGTTGTCTTGTTGGGGCAATTGCAAACGATGTTTTATATGTGGCTAATCTTGGTGACTCAAGGGCGGTTCTTGGCCGGAGAGTGTCTCCAAATGGACCTAATAATCAAGTGGTGGCCGAACGGTTATCAACCGATCATAATGTCGCGGTTGAAGAGGTGAGGAAGGAGGTTGTGGCGCTCCACCCCGATGATTCTCATATTGTGGTGTATAACCATGGAGTTTGGCGGATAAAGGGCATAATTCAG GTCTCGAGATCCATCGGAGATATGTATCTGAAGAAACCTGAGTTCATTCACCAGTTCGGTTTACCGACTCCTTTGAAAAGGCCTGTAATGACCGCAGAACCATCTATATTAAGTCGGAAGTTGAAACCTCAGGATCTGTTCTTGATTTTTGCATCTGATGGGCTTTGGGAGCAATTAAGTGATCAAGTAGCTTGTGAGATTGTTCTGAAAAGTCCTAGAGTT GGAATAGCAAGGCGACTGGTACGAGCTGCGGTTCAGGAggcagcaaagaaaagagaaatgagatACGATGATATTAAAAGGATTGAAAAAGGAGTAAGACGCCATTTCCACGATGATATCACCGTTATAGTCATATACTTGGATCATCCGTTGAGTTCTTCAAATGGTAGATTCAAGGAGGACGATTTTATCGACTGCACCAGTGCCCCTGTTGATATCTTCTCGCTCAATGCCGATGAAGCTGATGATTAG